A single region of the Hylaeus volcanicus isolate JK05 chromosome 5, UHH_iyHylVolc1.0_haploid, whole genome shotgun sequence genome encodes:
- the LOC128877238 gene encoding GPI mannosyltransferase 3: MHLSKSSKVLSILIVWRLVSVFFVQTAHVPDEYWQSLEVAHRLAFGYGYLTWEWIAKIRNYIYPFLISIIYQILALISLDNVLILTVLPRMLQAIISAYGEYKFYEWTKNKWTLYSLCLNWYWYYCATRTLVNTVETACTMIALSIFPWRDSNIKSINFLWIVGFLCMIRPTAAIIWLPLCIYHLCTSLQDKLTLICRYSIICIVCCLSSILLDTYCYGTLVISPWEFFRVNVLNKIGDTYGTHHLLWYIFCGLPVLLGLYYIVFLLCIWQIIKHPVCFHRQAIMLIVIGWTLCIYSLLSHKEFRFLLPLLPMLIYICTSCTFSLHVKFVKEARQIFILLLIVSNIIPGFYFCMVHQRGSLDVMKVLHKEAVNADNTTNILFLTPCHSTPLYSHLHVNVPIKILTCEPNLNNSINYIDEADLFFADPMYWLNLNYNTNKNAVTPSHVVIFDNISLKIEHFLEHYQLMAEVFYTHFPPSNYGNNIYVYKHK; this comes from the coding sequence ATGCATTTGTCTAAGAGCAGTAAAGTGTTATCAATCTTAATAGTATGGAGATTAGTTTCTGTGTTTTTTGTACAAACTGCCCATGTACCGGATGAGTATTGGCAATCTTTAGAAGTGGCTCATCGATTAGCATTTGGATATGGATATCTCACGTGGGAATGGATCGCAAAAATTCGCAATTACATCTATCCATTCTTGATATCTATCATCTATCAGATATTGGCATTGATATCTTTGGATAACGTACTGATTTTAACAGTATTACCACGGATGCTTCAAGCTATTATCAGTGCTTATGGAGAGTACAAATTTTACGAGTGGACAAAAAACAAATGGACATTGTACAGTTTATGCTTGAATTGGTACTGGTATTATTGTGCCACACGTACATTAGTAAATACTGTAGAAACTGCCTGTACTATGATAGCTTTATCAATATTTCCATGGCGTGAcagtaatattaaaagtataaacttCCTATGGATTGTAGGGTTTCTATGTATGATAAGGCCTACTGCTGCTATTATATGGTTGCCATTatgtatttatcatttatgCACAAGTTTGCAAGATAAGTTAACTTTAATATGCCGGTATAGTATCATATGCATAGTTTGTTGTTTAAGTTCAATATTATTAGATACTTACTGTTATGGAACATTAGTTATTTCACCTTGGGAGTTTTTCCGTGTTAATGTACTTAACAAAATTGGAGATACATATGGAACACACCATTTATTgtggtatattttttgtggATTACCAGTACTTTTGGGGTTATATTACATTGtctttttattatgtatttggCAAATAATCAAACACCCTGTTTGTTTTCATCGTCAAGCAATTATGTTAATTGTCATTGGATGGACACTTTGCATTTACTCTTTATTATCTCATAAAGAGTTTAGATTTTTATTGCCTCTATTAccaatgttaatatatatatgtacatcctGTACATTCagtttacatgtaaaatttgtaaaagaggcaagacaaatttttatactattattaatagttAGTAATATTATTCCTGGTTTCTACTTTTGTATGGTACATCAGCGTGGATCTTTAGATGTAATGAAGGTCCTTCATAAGGAAGCTGTTAATGCTGACAATACAACTAACATATTATTCCTAACTCCTTGTCATTCAACACCTTTGTACAGTCatttacatgtaaatgtacccataaaaatattgacttGCGAAcctaatttaaacaattctataaattatatagatgAAGCAGATCTATTTTTTGCTGACCCAATGTATTGGCTTAATCTTAACTACAATACGAACAAAAATGCTGTAACACCTAGCCATGTGGTaatatttgataacatttcCTTAAAGATAGAACACTTTTTGGAGCATTATCAACTTATGGCTGAAGTGTTTTATACGCATTTTCCTCCATCGAATTATGGAAAtaacatttatgtatataaacacaaataa
- the LOC128877235 gene encoding E3 SUMO-protein ligase ZBED1-like, which produces MESKSITLPNNGKSAGADDSKSEMQMVLAKMMEEKHTYTYKKLVVPMSMRSIYWKFFGFPATDDGDILTKVKIVCILCKTQIAYNRNTSNLRMHLQNKHAQELLELEATNPPRRQVLSQETKERRAQKRLLKAGLTSAQHIYTTNADGTVQIDGDIQFVTDPNINLSNIEDDITLGQPLRVMIKSSSNGSNSQNVAFLMPEDNSINQSSIDGKTVSDAIAEFIIMDLQLPEVVEGRGFQRLVATLRSPCEIPSKNKLEEEIIPKIYETFRESVATNLSCITSEVGLTVEEWRSNSDERFVTISVYYQNSGEPVLECKVLSTIHAPLDWEESQWGNTIDSLLVDWDLKMERITAVVVATSRTELLAALTNRGLTLVPCLLYTLQVCAQACFENPEVSTILSKCRAAIGAIISHPAASAALAMQEQLLELDENTMLIDYPPVWTSTYNMLEQMVLRRNIVTSILESMEGVDQEVVDLTNDQWKIVEDLVNVLEPFKVTIMTLSEEKMPLISLLKPLLWQLVSSHLKIKEADSDTARSFKESLSDMLCDRYADYNVTLLLQIATTLDPRFKQLPYATEEDKNIVATPIKEMLTKLIQEESGDSINIKVEEDPPNKKSRLSGMELLLGGLCSTKSRMPAEEKADLELVQYHSESTAPLDYCPLQWWAKISAKCPNLGKLACRYNCVPACCAPPARIPAEVQVLYDTRRAALPPHLIDKLLFLHGNHTV; this is translated from the exons ATGGAAAGTAAATCGATAACATTGCCTAACAACGGAAAGTCTGCTGGAGCAGATGACTCCAAAAGCGAGATGCAAATGGTACTTGCTAAAATGATGGAAGAAAAACATACTTATACCTACAAGAAGTTAGTGGTACCCATGTCGATGAGAagtatttattggaaattttttgGATTTCCAGCCACAGACGACGGAGATATTCTCACTAAAGTAAAGATCGTTTGCATCTTATGCAAAACTCAAATTGCATACAATCGTAACACTAGTAATTTACGTATGCACTTGCAAAATAAACATGCTCAAGAACTTTTAGAACTGGAAGCTACCAATCCCCCACGTAGACAGGTTCTTTCTCAGGAAACAAAAGAGAGGAGAGCACAAAAGAGATTATTAAAAGCAGGTTTAACCTCTgcgcaacatatttatactACCAATGCTGACGGTACTGTACAAATAGATGGGGACATTCAGTTTGTGACTGACccgaatataaatttatccaACATTGAGGATGATATTACGCTTGGTCAACCATTAAGAGTTATGATCAAAAGTAGTTCTAATGGAAGCAATAGTCAAAATGTGGCCTTTCTTATGCCAGAAGATAATTCTATTAATCAATCTAGTATCGATGGAAAAACCGTATCAGATGCTATAgctgaatttattataatggaCCTACAGCTACCAGAAGTAGTAGAAGGCCGGGGCTTTCAAAGGCTAGTTGCAACTTTGCGCTCACCTTGCGAAATTcctagtaaaaataaattagaagaaGAGATAATACCAAAGATTTATGAAACCTTTCGCGAATCTGTAGCAACAAATTTGTCTTGTATTACCAGTGAAGTAGGTTTAACTGTCGAAGAGTGGAGATCAAATTCTGATGAACGTTTTGTTACTATCTCTGTGTACTATCAAAATTCTGGTGAACCAGTTTTAGAATGTAAAGTATTAAGTACAATTCATGCACCTTTGGATTGGGAGGAATCTCAGTGGGGCAATACGATAGATTCTTTATTAGTCGATTGGGACTTGAAAATGGAAAGGATAACTGCAGTAGTGGTAGCTACATCTAGGACAGAATTACTGGCTGCTTTGACAAATCGAGGATTAACGTTAGTTCCTTGCCTACTTTATACATTGCAAGTGTGTGCTCAAGCATGTTTTGAGAATCCAGAAGTTAGTACTATATTATCTAAATGTAGAGCAGCTATTGGAGCTATTATAAGCCATCCAGCTGCATCTGCAGCTTTAGCTATGCAAGAACAATTATTAGAG CTAGATGAGAACACTATGCTGATAGATTATCCTCCTGTATGGACATCAACGTACAACATGCTTGAACAAATGGTTCTACGTCGTAATATCGTAACATCGATCTTAGAAAGCATGGAAGGCGTCGATCAAGAAGTAGTTGATCTAACAAATGATCAATGGAAGATTGTAGAGGATCTTGTAAATGTTCTTGAACCATTTAAAGTTACAATTATGACGCTTAGCGAAGAGAAAATGCCTCTAATATCCTTGTTGAAACCATTACTTTGGCAACTGGTTTCTTCTcatcttaaaataaaagaagctGATAGTGATACTGCAAGGTCTTTTAAAGAATCTTTATCTGATATGCTTTGTGATAGATATGCAGATTATAATGTTACTCTTTTACTTCAAATTGCAACTACTTTAGATCCAag ATTTAAGCAGCTACCATATGCTACAGAAGAAGATAAAAACATAGTTGCAACCcctataaaagaaatgttgacAAAACTAATACAGGAGGAATCTGGAgatagtataaatattaaagttgaaGAAGATCctccaaataaaaaaagtcgATTGTCAG GGATGGAACTTTTACTTGGAGGTTTATGTTCAACAAAAAGTAGAATGCCTGCAGAAGAGAAAGCTGATCTAGAACTTGTACAATATCATTCAGAATCCACTGCGCCACTTGATTACTGTCCTCTTCAATGGTGGGCTAAAATTTCTGCAAAGTGTCCAAATCTAGGGAAACTAGCTTGCAGATATAATTGCGTACCTGCGTGTTGTGCACCACCTGCTAGAATCCCAGCAGAAGTACAAGTTTTATACGATACAAGGCGTGCTGCCTTACCTCCTCATTTAATAGATAAATTACTCTTTCTTCATGGGAATCATACTGtttga
- the LOC128877239 gene encoding transmembrane protein 138 encodes MNTLNTKKYLITVIVQYLILLFDVFVNSFAGFSRQNPTNLLILYVIQDLCLVMTLTVLLVNFFSTYIFQVGLIQLLYTKFRITLILCIIYMILSISLHTWHIKMNWSSSFKYYWTKDFHMLYSLHRGVAVLYYYFYKRASLRIADPRFYESSTWMQNQFSLT; translated from the exons atgaatacattaaatacaaagaaatatttaattactgtaATCGTGcagtatttaatattactttttgaCGTTTTCGTTAATTCGTTTGCTGGTTTTTCTCGACAGAATCCGACTAATTTATTGATCCTTTATGT GATTCAAGACCTATGTCTTGTTATGACCCTCACAGTTCTCctagtgaattttttttccacgtaCATTTTTCAG GTTGGactaatacaattattatacacaaaatttcgtatcacattaattttgtgtattatatatatgatattaaGCATTAGTCTTCACACATGgcatattaaaatgaattggTCATCatcattcaaatattattggaCTAAAGATTTTCATATGCTTTACTCGTTGCACAGAGGAG TTGCAGTTTTGTATTACTATTTCTATAAGAGAGCATCTCTTAGAATCGCAGATCCAAGATTCTATGAAAGTTCTACATGGATGCAGAATCAGTTCAGTCTTACATGA
- the LOC128877237 gene encoding RNA polymerase II-associated factor 1 homolog yields the protein MAPTIQTNGSTADRDKRTVRPAEKRSELICRVKYCNTLPDIPFDPKFITYPFESTRFIQYNPTSLERNYKYEVLTEHDLGVEIDLINKDTYAGDVNAQLDTADEKLLEEDVLTPQDSKRSRHHARSVSWLRRTEYISTEQTRFQPQTVDKVEAKVGYSIKKNFKEETLYMDRESQIKAIEKTFEDNKIPIERHYSKPNVVPVEISPVFPDFKLWKYPCAQVIFDSDPAPTGRSVPAQIEEMSQAMIRGVMDESGEQFVAYFLPLEETLDKRRRDFSADIDYADDEEYEYKMAREYNWNVKSKASKGYEENYFLVMRQDGVYYNELETRVRLSKRRQKVGQQPNNTRLIVRHRPLNATEFKMQRYREKQLEPPGEEDEEEEEEEEEEGEPQPEAEKTDERERSENEAESKASSRASSRASSRKSRSRSKSGSRSKSRSPSPTKSKSGSHSRSESRSPSRSHSKSRSRSGTPQSRNSSKSRSRSKSASRSRSGSPTKSQSGSPSSSKSRSKSRSRSRSRSASGSGSGSGSGSGESGSESE from the exons ATGGCTCCTACAATTCAGACAAATGGCAGTACAGCTGATAGAGATAAACGTACAGTTAGACCAGCAGAAAAAag atCCGAGTTAATATGTAGagttaaatattgtaacacatTGCCAGATATTCCATTTGATCCTAAGTTTATAACATATCCCTTTGAGTCTACTCG gtttattcaatataatcCAACCTCATTGGAACGTAACTATAAATATGAAGTATTGACAGAACACGATTTAGGTGTAGAGATTGATCTTATAAACAAAGATACGTATGCTGGGGATGTTAATGCTCAGCTAGATACTGCTGATGAAAAACTCCTTGAGGAAGATGTTCTTACACCACAGGATTCTAAAAGATCAAGACATCATGCCAGAAGTGTATCTTGGCTTAGGCGTACAGAATATATATCCACAGAACAAACTAGATTTCAACCACAAACTGTGGATAAAGTTGAAGCTAAAGTTGGTTATAGCATTAAGAAAAACTTCAAA gaaGAAACATTATATATGGATCGTGAAAGTCAAATAAAAGCTATTGAAAAAACATTTGAAGATAACAAGATACCAATTGAAAGACATTACAGTAAACCAAATGTGGTGCCAGTAGAAATTTCTCCAGTATTTCCAGATTTCAAG ttatgGAAATATCCGTGCGCGCAAGTCATATTTGATTCAGATCCGGCTCCAACGGGACGTTCCGTGCCAGCtcaaattgaagaaatgtCCCAAGCCATGATCAG aggTGTAATGGATGAAAGTGGTGAACAATTCGTCGCGTACTTCTTACCTTTGGAGGAAACATTAGACAAACGCAGGAGAGATTTTAGCGCTGATATTGATTACGCGGATGATGaagaatatgaatataaaatggCTAGAGAATATAATTGGAACGTTAAAAGCAAAGCTTCAAAAGGATACGAAGAAAATTACTTCCTTGTTATGAGACAAGATGGGGTATATTACAACGAACTAGAAACGCGTGTACGCCTTAGTAAACGTCGTCAAAAAGTTGGACAGCAACCAAACAACACAAGATTGATTGTAAGACATCGGCCACTTAATGCTACtgaatttaaaatgcaaaGATATAGGGAAAAGCAACTGGAACCACCTggagaagaagatgaagaagaagaggaggaggaggaggaagaaggaGAGCCTCAGCCAGAAGCTGAGAAAACTGATGAAAGAGAAAGATCTGAAAATGAAGCCGAATCCAAAGCATCGTCTAGGGCATCTTCTCGAGCATCCAGCAGGAAATCCAGGTCTCGTTCGAAATCTGGTTCGAGATCTAAATCCCGATCTCCATCGCCGACGAAATCTAAATCTGGTTCTCATTCGCGATCCGAATCACGATCCCCTTCTAGATCGCACAGCAAATCTAGATCAAGATCCGGTACTCCACAGTCGCGAAACTCTTCTAAATCAAGGTCTCGGTCAAAGTCCGCTTCAAGATCTCGTTCTGGGTCTCCAACCAAATCGCAATCTGGATCTCCATCGAGTTCAAAATCTAGATCAAAGTCGAGATCCcgatcaagatcgagatcaGCCAGTGGTAGCGGTAGTGGTTCTGGTAGTGGCAGTGGCGAGAGTGGCTCCGAAAgtgaataa